In one Solanum dulcamara chromosome 1, daSolDulc1.2, whole genome shotgun sequence genomic region, the following are encoded:
- the LOC129895704 gene encoding phosphatidylinositol/phosphatidylcholine transfer protein SFH9 isoform X2 produces the protein MLVDSSTWRIQNEIDDILAKPIIPTELYRAIRDSQLIGMPGYTREGLPVFAFGAGLSTYDKASVHYYVQSHIQINEYRDRVVLPAVTKKYGKHISKSLKVLDMTGLKLSALNQIKLLTIISSIDDLNYPEKVVSYYIVNAPYIFSACWKVVKPLLQERTRKKVQVLSGCGQNDLLKIMDYSSLPHFCRREGSGSSRYSGSSNENCYSLDHPFHQQLYNYIKQQALLRRPLRPVKQGSVHVDFPDAVTEGTEFVQTLESEFQKFGKQNGLAQSLDDLNINDHRA, from the exons ATG TTGGTTGATTCTTCGACGTGGAGGATACAAAATGAGATAGATGATATTTTAGCG AAACCTATCATTCCTACTGAACTTTACAGAGCAATTCGCGATTCTCAACTAATAGGAATGCCAGGTTACACAAGAGAG GGCCTTCCGGTATTTGCTTTTGGTGCAGGACTCAGCACATATGATAAAGCATCT GTTCATTATTATGTGCAATCACACATTCAGATTAATGAATATCGCGATCGCGTGGTTCTG CCTGCTGTAACTAAGAAGTATGGGAAACATATCAGCAAATCACTGAAGGTTTTAGATATGACTGGCTTGAAACTTTCAGCTCTAAACCAAATAAAG CTATTGACTATAATTTCCTCCATCGATGACCTAAATTACCCGGAGAAAGTAGTTTCatactacattgtgaatgctcCCTATATCTTTTCAGCTTGTTGGAAG GTAGTCAAACCTCTTCTGCAGGAGAGAACCAGAAAAAAGGTTCAAGTTTTATCAGGTTGTGGACAGAATGATCTGTTGAAG ATCATGGACTATTCGTCACTGCCCCATTTTTGCCGGAGAGAAGGTTCTGGATCTTCCAGATACTCAGGCAGCTCGAATGAAAATTGTTATTCCTTGGATCATCCGTTCCACCAGCAACTTTATAATTACATAAAGCAGCAGGCATTGCTTCGTAGACCTCTTCGGCCTGTTAAACAGGGCTCTGTCCATGTGGATTTTCCTGATGCTGTCACCGAGGGGACTGAGTTTGTTCAGACGTTGGAATCAGAATTTCAAAAGTTCGGAAAGCAAAATGGGCTTGCTCAATCACTAGATGACCTTAATATCAATGATCATCGAGCATAG
- the LOC129895704 gene encoding SEC14 cytosolic factor isoform X1, translating into MCVISEEAITQFEALMEQVDEALKTTFQNIHQGFPRDTYLRFLKAREGNVANAHKMLVDSSTWRIQNEIDDILAKPIIPTELYRAIRDSQLIGMPGYTREGLPVFAFGAGLSTYDKASVHYYVQSHIQINEYRDRVVLPAVTKKYGKHISKSLKVLDMTGLKLSALNQIKLLTIISSIDDLNYPEKVVSYYIVNAPYIFSACWKVVKPLLQERTRKKVQVLSGCGQNDLLKIMDYSSLPHFCRREGSGSSRYSGSSNENCYSLDHPFHQQLYNYIKQQALLRRPLRPVKQGSVHVDFPDAVTEGTEFVQTLESEFQKFGKQNGLAQSLDDLNINDHRA; encoded by the exons ATGTGTGTGATTTCAGAAGAAGCCATCACTCAGTTTGAAGCTTTAATGGAGCAAG TTGATGAAGCACTCAAAACTACTTTTCAG AATATTCATCAAGGCTTTCCAAGAGACACATATCTACGATTCCTAAAAGCAAGAGAGGGAAATGTTGCAAATGCTCATAAAATG TTGGTTGATTCTTCGACGTGGAGGATACAAAATGAGATAGATGATATTTTAGCG AAACCTATCATTCCTACTGAACTTTACAGAGCAATTCGCGATTCTCAACTAATAGGAATGCCAGGTTACACAAGAGAG GGCCTTCCGGTATTTGCTTTTGGTGCAGGACTCAGCACATATGATAAAGCATCT GTTCATTATTATGTGCAATCACACATTCAGATTAATGAATATCGCGATCGCGTGGTTCTG CCTGCTGTAACTAAGAAGTATGGGAAACATATCAGCAAATCACTGAAGGTTTTAGATATGACTGGCTTGAAACTTTCAGCTCTAAACCAAATAAAG CTATTGACTATAATTTCCTCCATCGATGACCTAAATTACCCGGAGAAAGTAGTTTCatactacattgtgaatgctcCCTATATCTTTTCAGCTTGTTGGAAG GTAGTCAAACCTCTTCTGCAGGAGAGAACCAGAAAAAAGGTTCAAGTTTTATCAGGTTGTGGACAGAATGATCTGTTGAAG ATCATGGACTATTCGTCACTGCCCCATTTTTGCCGGAGAGAAGGTTCTGGATCTTCCAGATACTCAGGCAGCTCGAATGAAAATTGTTATTCCTTGGATCATCCGTTCCACCAGCAACTTTATAATTACATAAAGCAGCAGGCATTGCTTCGTAGACCTCTTCGGCCTGTTAAACAGGGCTCTGTCCATGTGGATTTTCCTGATGCTGTCACCGAGGGGACTGAGTTTGTTCAGACGTTGGAATCAGAATTTCAAAAGTTCGGAAAGCAAAATGGGCTTGCTCAATCACTAGATGACCTTAATATCAATGATCATCGAGCATAG